The Moraxella osloensis genome contains a region encoding:
- the ftsZ gene encoding cell division protein FtsZ has protein sequence MEAKFSIVQDHTDTFADSARLTVIGVGGGGGNAVETMVQNGVKGITFVCANTDRQALDRLSAPNKIQLGIKNNNRGLGAGANPEVGREAAESDEEQIRQLLENSDMVFITAGMGGGTGTGAAPVIARLAKEMGVLTVAVVTMPFTFEGGRRNKVAREGIEQLSNFVDSIITIPNDKLMTVYGKISMKDAFKKADEVLLQAVQGISNMISKDGFINIDFNDIRTAMTSRGHAMMGIGKGSGEDRAEIAAEKAIKSPLLDNLLLKNAKGLLVNVVASSDFNFEEQERITQKVHSLVDIDEANIFYGVVFDEDMGDEIQVTVVATGLTLDNTPKHPARDFVSDASSTHKVEAGTHEPAYAARRDIPQSIPTPQPPVQQTIEPAPAPQSSQPQRTGNSIQDYLRRQQNR, from the coding sequence ATGGAAGCGAAGTTTAGTATTGTACAAGATCACACTGATACATTTGCCGATTCAGCCCGTTTAACCGTTATCGGTGTCGGTGGTGGCGGTGGCAATGCCGTTGAAACCATGGTACAAAATGGTGTAAAAGGCATTACCTTTGTCTGTGCCAATACCGATAGACAAGCGCTTGACCGCCTGTCAGCGCCCAATAAAATCCAGCTCGGTATCAAAAATAACAACCGTGGCTTGGGCGCAGGTGCTAATCCAGAAGTAGGGCGTGAAGCGGCAGAAAGCGATGAAGAACAAATTCGCCAATTGTTAGAAAATTCTGATATGGTATTTATTACCGCGGGTATGGGCGGTGGCACAGGTACAGGCGCTGCGCCAGTCATCGCCAGACTAGCCAAAGAGATGGGCGTCTTGACCGTTGCCGTAGTGACCATGCCATTTACCTTTGAAGGTGGTAGACGTAATAAAGTGGCTAGGGAAGGTATTGAGCAGCTTTCTAACTTTGTGGACTCCATCATCACTATCCCCAACGATAAATTGATGACAGTGTATGGCAAAATCTCTATGAAAGATGCCTTTAAAAAAGCCGATGAAGTCTTACTTCAAGCGGTGCAAGGTATCTCTAACATGATTTCAAAAGATGGTTTTATTAACATCGACTTTAACGATATTCGCACGGCAATGACCTCACGGGGTCATGCGATGATGGGTATCGGGAAAGGCAGTGGTGAAGACCGTGCCGAAATTGCCGCTGAAAAAGCCATCAAAAGCCCATTGCTTGACAACTTATTACTTAAAAATGCCAAAGGTCTATTGGTCAACGTGGTGGCTAGCTCAGATTTCAATTTTGAAGAGCAAGAACGCATCACCCAAAAAGTGCATAGCTTGGTAGATATTGACGAAGCCAACATCTTCTACGGCGTGGTATTTGATGAAGACATGGGCGATGAAATCCAAGTAACCGTGGTGGCAACGGGTCTTACGCTAGATAATACCCCAAAGCACCCAGCTAGAGATTTTGTCTCAGATGCCTCTAGCACCCACAAAGTGGAAGCAGGTACGCATGAACCTGCGTATGCGGCACGCCGTGATATACCACAATCCATCCCTACACCTCAGCCACCTGTACAGCAAACTATCGAGCCTGCGCCAGCACCGCAATCATCACAGCCACAACGCACAGGCAACAGTATTCAAGACTATCTACGTCGCCAGCAAAATCGCTAA
- a CDS encoding D-alanine--D-alanine ligase: protein MSELIDVKQFGKVAVVCGGWSAEREVSLTSGQAVLDALLTKGVDAHHFDPKETDISKLRDYDRVFNVLHGTFGEDGSLQGVLDGFNIPYTGCGVLASAIAMDKFRNRLVWQALDLPNVPYVVLDDNTDFTAIEQQLGLPLFVKPAAEGSSVGVFKIKQAGELAKTYPQLKQYHGAILAEKAITGGEYACSILGDEVLPSIRIIPTTEFYDYEAKYNRDDTVYQCPSDLSEAQEHTMQQIARKAFAALGGKGWSRVDFLRDDEGTLYLLELNTVPGMTSHSLVPMAAKARGMDFATLCVRILEQTLSD from the coding sequence ATGTCAGAGCTTATCGATGTCAAACAATTTGGTAAAGTGGCGGTTGTCTGTGGCGGCTGGAGTGCCGAGCGTGAAGTATCGCTGACCAGTGGTCAAGCTGTGCTTGATGCGCTACTCACTAAAGGCGTGGATGCCCATCACTTTGACCCCAAAGAAACAGATATCTCAAAACTGCGCGACTATGACCGCGTATTTAATGTGCTGCATGGCACTTTTGGCGAAGATGGCAGCCTGCAAGGGGTGCTAGACGGTTTTAATATTCCGTATACCGGTTGTGGCGTATTAGCCTCTGCAATTGCCATGGATAAGTTTCGCAACCGGCTAGTTTGGCAAGCGTTAGATTTACCAAACGTACCTTATGTCGTGCTTGATGACAATACCGATTTTACTGCTATCGAACAGCAGCTAGGTTTACCGCTGTTTGTCAAACCCGCCGCTGAAGGCAGTAGTGTCGGCGTATTTAAAATTAAACAAGCGGGCGAGCTTGCCAAGACCTACCCACAGCTCAAACAATACCACGGCGCTATTCTGGCAGAAAAAGCCATCACAGGCGGTGAGTATGCTTGCTCTATCCTCGGTGATGAGGTACTGCCCAGTATTCGCATCATCCCAACGACCGAGTTTTATGACTACGAAGCCAAATACAATCGTGATGATACCGTCTACCAATGCCCATCAGATTTGAGTGAGGCGCAAGAACACACCATGCAGCAAATCGCAAGAAAAGCGTTTGCCGCCCTTGGGGGCAAAGGTTGGTCACGTGTGGATTTTTTACGAGATGACGAAGGCACGCTATATCTGCTTGAACTCAATACGGTGCCCGGGATGACCAGTCATAGTCTGGTGCCGATGGCAGCAAAAGCGCGTGGCATGGATTTTGCGACGCTATGCGTGCGTATCTTAGAACAAACGTTGAGCGACTAA
- a CDS encoding DciA family protein, translating to MKKPTNHLASRTERLANYQLPFQKKLQQLQQLTDDVRSAWQNVLTEEVLASLQVIACESFRLVVSTNSHTLANHLNYNQQHLLSTLQAFDNNFHQFNQLRFRVVIVKASYDSQMPNLQCNHNVSNVKKCELSESTKRNITQLCDLVTDNEPLRTALQRLIKD from the coding sequence ATGAAAAAACCAACCAACCATCTTGCTTCTCGCACTGAGCGTCTTGCCAACTATCAATTACCGTTTCAAAAAAAACTGCAGCAATTACAGCAGTTGACGGACGATGTTCGCAGCGCTTGGCAAAACGTATTGACTGAGGAAGTCTTAGCAAGCTTACAAGTGATTGCTTGTGAATCGTTTAGACTTGTGGTTAGTACAAATAGTCATACCCTTGCCAATCACCTCAATTACAACCAGCAGCACCTACTTTCCACCCTGCAAGCGTTCGATAACAATTTTCATCAATTTAATCAGTTACGTTTTCGCGTGGTGATTGTCAAAGCTAGTTATGACTCGCAAATGCCAAATTTACAGTGTAATCACAATGTTAGCAATGTAAAGAAGTGTGAGCTAAGCGAATCTACGAAGCGAAATATAACACAGCTATGTGACCTTGTCACGGATAACGAGCCGCTTAGAACGGCGTTACAAAGACTGATAAAAGACTAA
- the murC gene encoding UDP-N-acetylmuramate--L-alanine ligase, with the protein MRRIRHVHFVGIGGAGMCGIAEVVHNHGYMVSGSDIKQSPVTDRLTQMGIQVFIGHDSKNISEADVVVVSSAIDHTNPEIQAALSGRIPVVRRADMLGELMRYRHGIAVAGAHGKTTTTSLLTMILTEAGLDPTYVIGGKLNASGKNASLGQSRYLVAEADESDASFLSLRPMAAIVTNIDQDHMETYGGSFDKLKSAYVQFLQNMPFYGLAVLCGDDKELYGLIDKIARPVLTYGLEKHNDVQAIDVVADGTKTHFTVLRKDREPLPITLNIPGIHNVYNALAAITISTDEGVSDEAICQAVKKFAGVGRRFENNGNYPVKDGAGDVLLIDDYGHHPTEVAMTIKAARQSYPDRRLVMIFQPHRFTRTRDCFDDFVDVLSQVDVLMLLDVYSAGEAMIEGADSRSLARTIRTRGQVEPIMLNINDMDQIRQVLGSMLKANDLLITQGAGNVGQLCLDLAKNNLFLADK; encoded by the coding sequence ATGCGCCGTATTCGCCACGTGCATTTTGTCGGTATTGGTGGGGCAGGGATGTGCGGTATTGCCGAAGTTGTCCATAATCATGGCTATATGGTTAGCGGTTCAGACATCAAACAAAGCCCAGTGACCGACCGTTTGACACAAATGGGCATTCAAGTGTTTATCGGGCATGATTCCAAAAACATCAGTGAAGCCGATGTGGTCGTGGTGTCATCAGCCATTGATCATACCAATCCAGAAATCCAAGCCGCCTTGTCAGGACGTATTCCTGTGGTACGCCGCGCCGATATGCTAGGTGAGCTGATGCGTTACCGTCATGGTATTGCAGTAGCGGGTGCGCATGGCAAAACTACCACCACGAGTCTGCTTACCATGATTTTAACCGAAGCGGGTTTGGATCCTACTTATGTGATTGGTGGTAAACTTAACGCCTCAGGCAAAAACGCGTCATTAGGTCAAAGCCGTTATTTGGTGGCGGAAGCGGATGAGTCAGATGCATCATTTTTATCGCTGCGTCCGATGGCAGCGATTGTCACCAATATCGACCAAGACCATATGGAAACCTATGGCGGCAGTTTTGACAAACTAAAATCCGCGTATGTGCAGTTTTTACAGAATATGCCGTTTTATGGGTTGGCAGTATTGTGCGGTGATGACAAAGAGTTATACGGACTGATTGATAAAATCGCACGTCCTGTGTTGACTTATGGGTTAGAAAAACATAACGATGTGCAAGCCATTGATGTGGTGGCAGATGGCACCAAAACCCATTTTACCGTACTGCGTAAAGACCGTGAGCCACTGCCGATTACTTTGAACATTCCTGGTATTCATAATGTCTATAACGCTTTAGCGGCTATCACCATCTCCACCGATGAAGGTGTCAGTGATGAAGCCATTTGTCAAGCGGTCAAAAAATTTGCCGGCGTGGGCAGACGTTTTGAAAACAATGGTAACTACCCTGTCAAAGATGGCGCAGGCGATGTGTTATTGATTGACGACTATGGTCACCACCCAACCGAAGTGGCAATGACTATCAAAGCGGCTCGCCAAAGCTATCCCGATCGCCGCTTGGTGATGATTTTCCAGCCTCACCGTTTTACCCGTACCCGTGATTGCTTCGATGATTTTGTGGACGTGTTGTCACAAGTCGATGTGTTGATGCTACTCGATGTGTATAGCGCAGGTGAAGCCATGATTGAAGGCGCGGACAGTCGCAGTCTTGCCCGTACCATCCGCACCCGCGGACAAGTTGAGCCGATTATGCTGAACATCAATGACATGGATCAAATCCGTCAGGTGCTAGGTAGTATGTTAAAAGCCAATGATTTGCTGATTACCCAAGGGGCGGGTAATGTGGGTCAACTCTGTCTAGATTTGGCAAAAAACAACTTATTTCTAGCGGACAAATAA
- a CDS encoding cell division protein FtsQ/DivIB: protein MANSFVATASLDTTLPTRFHQLLPKLLMLGVVLLLLILAALAINVFNKLPNAAISLQHKGLNTQQTLQLQQLLGEKADTNLLKADLQSYLAKLETVDWVGQVDVRRDWQQGIVVNVVPRQAVAKFGSERLVDANGTVFKPADSNDLNNASLMQLQGDSQNAVVMMQQIKQVSDWFMPLGMKIEEVIVTPRMAWLFRFDNGLRVLVDNDNTSEKLYRLSIMLQNQLKPQLKTLQTVDLRYKNGMAITKRPVIQQAGDTAAVNKSADTKPVTDANSTTDSKTNALKTTANPSH from the coding sequence ATGGCAAATTCATTTGTGGCAACTGCTTCCCTAGATACTACGCTCCCCACTCGCTTTCATCAGCTACTGCCAAAGTTGTTAATGCTTGGCGTTGTGTTATTGTTGCTGATATTAGCGGCTTTGGCGATTAATGTGTTCAACAAATTACCCAATGCAGCGATTAGTTTGCAGCATAAAGGGTTAAATACCCAGCAAACCCTGCAGCTTCAGCAACTATTGGGCGAAAAAGCCGACACAAATCTGCTCAAAGCTGATTTGCAAAGCTATCTAGCAAAACTTGAGACGGTAGATTGGGTAGGGCAAGTCGATGTGCGCCGCGATTGGCAACAAGGTATTGTGGTCAATGTAGTACCGCGCCAAGCCGTTGCCAAGTTTGGTAGTGAACGTTTAGTCGATGCCAATGGTACGGTATTTAAGCCTGCCGATAGCAATGACTTAAATAACGCCAGCTTGATGCAGCTACAAGGCGATAGCCAAAATGCCGTTGTCATGATGCAGCAAATCAAGCAAGTTAGTGATTGGTTTATGCCACTGGGTATGAAAATTGAAGAAGTCATCGTAACGCCCAGAATGGCATGGCTATTTCGCTTTGATAACGGACTTCGGGTACTGGTTGATAATGACAATACGTCAGAAAAACTGTACCGACTGAGCATCATGTTACAAAATCAGCTTAAACCACAGCTCAAAACGCTGCAAACGGTGGATTTACGCTATAAAAATGGCATGGCAATTACCAAACGACCTGTGATACAGCAAGCTGGTGATACAGCTGCCGTCAATAAATCGGCTGATACTAAACCGGTGACCGATGCCAACTCAACAACCGATTCGAAAACTAACGCCTTAAAAACCACCGCCAACCCCAGCCATTAG
- the lpxC gene encoding UDP-3-O-acyl-N-acetylglucosamine deacetylase, which translates to MMQQRTIQQPINLEGIGLHSGNPVHLRFSPAPIDYGIQFLRSDVAQAKPIPAIYHAVTDTMMSSNLTNELGQRIGTVEHLMSAIAALQIDNLQIEVSAPEIPIMDGSAIEFVQVLQQAGIAEQTSAKRYIQVLQPIEVRVEDKVAGFRPYDGFVLDFQIDFNHPAFDGSHQKFKLDFNEGNFIEHIAKARTFGFLKDIEYLKSNNLGLGGSMQNAIVLDDSGVLNPEGLRFDDEFVRHKVLDAIGDLYLAGHQILGEFYAYKSGHALNNKLLHSLFSDENNYKVVTKNDNVN; encoded by the coding sequence ATTATGCAGCAGCGTACTATTCAACAACCCATCAATCTTGAAGGCATCGGCTTACATAGCGGTAACCCTGTACACCTGCGCTTTTCTCCTGCACCCATTGACTATGGGATTCAGTTTTTACGTAGCGATGTGGCACAGGCAAAGCCCATTCCCGCTATCTATCATGCAGTAACCGATACCATGATGTCCTCAAATCTCACCAATGAATTAGGTCAGCGCATTGGGACAGTCGAGCATTTGATGAGTGCAATCGCTGCGCTTCAAATTGATAATTTACAAATCGAAGTGTCAGCGCCTGAAATCCCAATTATGGATGGTAGTGCCATCGAATTTGTGCAAGTATTGCAACAAGCGGGTATTGCCGAGCAAACGTCTGCCAAACGCTATATTCAGGTGTTGCAACCGATTGAGGTTCGCGTGGAGGATAAAGTCGCAGGATTTCGTCCCTACGATGGATTTGTGTTAGATTTCCAAATTGACTTTAATCACCCTGCGTTTGATGGCTCACATCAAAAGTTTAAATTGGATTTTAATGAAGGCAATTTTATCGAGCATATTGCCAAAGCGCGCACATTCGGCTTTTTAAAAGATATTGAGTACCTAAAAAGCAATAACTTAGGGCTGGGGGGGAGTATGCAGAATGCCATTGTTTTAGATGATAGCGGCGTACTTAATCCTGAAGGGTTACGTTTTGACGATGAATTTGTGCGCCATAAAGTACTAGATGCGATTGGTGACTTATACCTTGCCGGGCACCAGATTTTGGGCGAGTTTTATGCGTATAAGTCAGGGCATGCGCTCAATAATAAATTGTTACACTCTTTATTTAGTGATGAAAATAACTATAAAGTTGTAACAAAAAATGACAATGTTAACTAG
- the ftsA gene encoding cell division protein FtsA, giving the protein MKKPDLIVVVHLSATAIHTVIGQIHSAQDIRIIGLSTVKNHDFAQGTIRHRERLKSAIKQSIQNAEDMANCRVNSVWLSFSTPDLQSVNSVGEVKIKHDIVQAKDVVAALTQAKNKHLTDDLYLMHYAQQGIALDGNAEMIDDAIGMQANDLMVLYHLMMMPVKGRQNLQQLLQECDVSIDQMLFDAVSTAEYGLLPEEKYHGVCLIDIGASTTSICVYREDKLIYTHCFAEGGHHATLDISMLLDVTIAEAENMKKSQANVDRHGIDSSQFFTIKRSQHDDEKTINMLELLEVTEARYISILGHIKKELDKEGLSEFLQQGYVITGGGAEMRGLLPLAKKIFANKVNKVNQHPAISAYTQYGDDDKLRTIAAMIGERKYQTAFGTLLYSQSEAFHHSEKSSPDSLQVKPMREKLKTLNKFFGKFF; this is encoded by the coding sequence ATGAAAAAGCCAGATCTGATCGTCGTCGTCCACCTAAGTGCTACCGCTATTCATACTGTGATTGGTCAAATCCACAGTGCGCAAGATATTCGTATTATCGGTCTATCTACCGTCAAAAACCATGATTTCGCCCAAGGCACCATTCGCCACCGCGAACGTCTAAAATCTGCCATCAAACAATCTATTCAAAACGCTGAAGACATGGCAAATTGCCGCGTAAACAGTGTTTGGCTTAGTTTTTCTACCCCAGATTTACAAAGCGTCAATAGTGTGGGCGAAGTCAAAATCAAACACGATATCGTACAAGCCAAAGACGTGGTCGCCGCGCTAACCCAAGCCAAAAATAAACATCTTACAGATGATTTGTATTTGATGCATTATGCCCAGCAAGGTATTGCGTTAGATGGCAATGCTGAGATGATTGATGATGCGATTGGCATGCAAGCAAATGACTTGATGGTGCTGTATCATCTGATGATGATGCCGGTCAAAGGTCGCCAAAATTTACAGCAACTGCTGCAAGAATGTGATGTCAGTATCGACCAAATGCTATTTGATGCTGTATCTACCGCCGAATACGGTTTATTACCTGAAGAAAAATACCATGGCGTATGTCTGATTGATATTGGCGCATCGACGACCAGTATTTGTGTTTACCGTGAAGATAAGCTGATTTATACCCATTGTTTTGCCGAGGGCGGTCATCACGCAACACTGGATATCTCTATGCTGCTAGATGTCACCATTGCTGAAGCAGAGAATATGAAAAAATCCCAAGCCAATGTCGATCGCCATGGGATTGATTCAAGCCAATTTTTTACCATCAAGCGTTCACAGCATGACGATGAAAAAACCATTAATATGCTTGAACTCCTTGAAGTCACTGAAGCCCGCTATATCAGTATTTTAGGTCATATTAAAAAAGAGCTGGATAAAGAAGGACTAAGTGAGTTTTTACAACAAGGCTATGTCATCACGGGCGGTGGTGCTGAAATGCGCGGATTATTGCCACTAGCCAAAAAAATCTTTGCCAATAAAGTAAACAAGGTCAATCAACACCCAGCGATTTCTGCCTATACCCAATATGGCGATGATGACAAGCTTCGCACCATTGCGGCAATGATTGGTGAGCGTAAATACCAAACCGCGTTTGGCACACTGTTATATAGTCAAAGTGAGGCGTTTCATCATAGCGAGAAAAGCTCACCTGACTCGTTGCAAGTTAAGCCCATGCGAGAAAAACTCAAAACTTTGAATAAATTTTTTGGTAAATTTTTCTAA